One genomic window of Pseudomonadota bacterium includes the following:
- a CDS encoding pyridoxal phosphate-dependent aminotransferase, with protein sequence MRLSIGKRTVSLIQSEIRNMSIECDRMGGINLSQGICDMELPKPVLNGAFEAMRQGENHYTRYDGLDCLRQAISRKMSSYNRIDADPERNIVVSSGATGAFYCTCLALLNPGDEVIVFEPYYGYHLNTLLAANAVPVFVTLEPPEWTFDVARLEESITDKTKGILVNTPANPSGKVFSFSELEKIAALASKHRLFLFTDEIYEYFLYDGLTHVSPGSFKNVADQTITISGYSKTFSITGWRVGYAVCHEKWAKMIGYISDLVYVCAPAPLQVGVARGISELPEYYYSDLCGQYSLKRELICNALNKIGIRPHIPQGAYYVLADVSSIPGRTSKDKAMYILDKTGVASVPGSAFYASGQGENLVRFCFAKSNAILEEACSRLSRL encoded by the coding sequence ATGAGGCTCTCCATCGGCAAGCGTACGGTGTCTCTTATCCAATCAGAGATCAGAAACATGTCTATCGAGTGTGACAGGATGGGTGGGATCAACCTGTCGCAGGGGATCTGCGATATGGAGTTGCCAAAGCCCGTCCTCAACGGGGCGTTCGAGGCAATGAGGCAAGGCGAAAACCATTATACCCGCTATGATGGTTTGGACTGTCTCAGGCAGGCCATCTCCAGAAAAATGTCGTCTTACAATAGGATTGATGCGGACCCTGAGAGAAACATCGTTGTCAGCAGCGGGGCCACGGGCGCATTTTACTGTACATGTCTGGCCCTCTTGAATCCGGGTGATGAAGTGATTGTGTTTGAACCATACTACGGTTATCACCTCAATACCTTGCTGGCCGCAAACGCAGTCCCGGTTTTTGTGACACTGGAGCCGCCCGAATGGACATTCGACGTCGCCAGGCTTGAAGAGTCCATCACGGACAAGACAAAGGGGATATTGGTGAACACCCCGGCAAATCCGAGCGGTAAAGTCTTCTCTTTTTCGGAACTGGAAAAGATCGCCGCCTTGGCCTCAAAACATCGTCTTTTTTTATTCACCGACGAAATCTATGAATATTTTCTTTATGATGGTCTTACACATGTCAGTCCAGGCTCATTTAAAAACGTGGCGGATCAGACGATCACGATCTCGGGCTACTCAAAGACGTTCAGCATCACGGGATGGCGAGTCGGTTATGCTGTGTGTCACGAAAAGTGGGCCAAAATGATCGGCTACATCAGTGATTTGGTTTACGTCTGTGCACCTGCCCCTTTGCAGGTGGGCGTCGCGAGAGGAATCAGCGAACTGCCGGAGTACTATTACTCGGACCTGTGTGGCCAGTACAGTCTGAAACGGGAACTCATCTGCAATGCGCTCAACAAAATCGGCATACGGCCGCACATCCCTCAGGGGGCCTACTATGTCTTGGCGGACGTCAGTTCGATCCCCGGCCGGACCAGCAAGGATAAGGCAATGTACATCCTCGACAAAACGGGGGTTGCGTCCGTCCCGGGTAGTGCGTTTTATGCAAGCGGGCAAGGGGAAAATCTTGTGAGATTTTGTTTTGCAAAATCGAATGCCATTTTGGAAGAGGCGTGTTCGAGGCTAAGCAGGTTGTAG
- the rfbG gene encoding CDP-glucose 4,6-dehydratase, which translates to MNTMFDKVYRNKRVLITGHTGFKGSWLAIWLKELGADVIGYSLDPPSEPNNFEATKLQEKITHIHGDIRDLDRLMEAFKKYQPEFVFHLAAQPLVRLSYEEPKLTFDTNVGGTVNVFEAVRKTQSVKALVNITSDKCYENREWVWGYREDDALGGHDPYSASKGCAELVFSAYLKSFFSKNAEQVRAIGAASARAGNVIGGGDWGADRLVPDCIRALSCHQPIGIRNPHAVRPWQHVLEPLGGYLLLGAALRQDPQKYSGAWNFGPDDGSHLTVAEMANRLIKYWGDGSWEDSGTDFKSVPQGDALHEANLLKLNCDKAHAGLNWHSVLTIDECLQMTAEWYKKYYMENQNADVYALCVEQLHSYMDKAPTKQLPWAK; encoded by the coding sequence ATGAACACTATGTTTGACAAGGTTTACAGAAATAAACGGGTTTTGATCACCGGCCACACCGGCTTCAAGGGTTCCTGGCTGGCGATCTGGCTGAAGGAACTGGGGGCGGACGTCATCGGCTATTCCCTTGATCCTCCCAGCGAGCCCAACAATTTTGAGGCCACGAAGCTCCAGGAGAAAATAACGCATATTCATGGAGATATCCGCGATCTCGACCGGCTAATGGAGGCTTTCAAAAAATATCAGCCCGAATTTGTCTTTCACCTCGCTGCCCAGCCCCTCGTCCGCCTCTCCTACGAGGAGCCGAAATTGACCTTCGACACAAATGTCGGCGGTACGGTCAACGTGTTTGAGGCCGTCCGCAAAACCCAAAGCGTCAAAGCCTTGGTCAACATTACCAGCGACAAATGCTATGAAAACAGGGAATGGGTCTGGGGCTACCGGGAAGACGATGCGCTCGGCGGCCACGATCCTTACAGCGCATCCAAGGGTTGTGCGGAACTCGTTTTCAGCGCATATCTGAAATCGTTCTTCTCTAAGAACGCCGAGCAAGTCAGGGCCATCGGCGCCGCCTCCGCCCGGGCGGGCAACGTCATCGGCGGGGGCGACTGGGGTGCGGACCGCCTCGTGCCCGATTGCATCCGCGCCCTGAGCTGTCATCAGCCCATCGGCATTCGCAATCCCCATGCCGTCCGGCCCTGGCAGCACGTCCTGGAACCCCTCGGCGGCTACCTGCTGCTCGGTGCTGCCCTGCGGCAAGATCCTCAAAAGTATTCCGGCGCCTGGAACTTCGGCCCCGATGACGGCAGCCACCTGACGGTCGCCGAAATGGCCAATAGGCTTATTAAATACTGGGGCGATGGCTCCTGGGAAGACTCGGGGACAGATTTCAAATCTGTCCCCCAAGGCGATGCCCTTCACGAGGCGAACCTCCTCAAATTGAATTGCGACAAGGCCCACGCCGGTCTCAACTGGCACAGCGTTCTCACGATTGACGAATGTTTGCAAATGACGGCGGAGTGGTATAAGAAATATTACATGGAAAATCAGAACGCGGACGTTTATGCCCTTTGCGTTGAACAACTCCACAGCTATATGGACAAAGCGCCAACGAAACAACTTCCTTGGGCAAAGTGA
- the rfbF gene encoding glucose-1-phosphate cytidylyltransferase gives MPVVILCGGMGTRLREETEYKPKPMVEIGGKPVLWHIMKLYAHFGFRRFILCLGYKGNVIKDYFLNYEAMSNDFTINLGKGNQLAYQSNHTEQDFNVTLVDTGLKTMTGGRVKRIEKFIDTETFMVTYGDGLANVNIDDLVAFHQGHGKLATLTATRPPSRFGILELTKDDRVKQFREKVQTEWINGGFLVFNRRVFDYLEKDCFLESEPMERLAAEKQLMAYRHEGFWIGMDTYREYEMLNQMWDTGNALWKVW, from the coding sequence ATCCCCGTTGTGATTCTTTGCGGCGGCATGGGAACCCGTCTGCGGGAGGAAACGGAGTACAAACCAAAACCCATGGTCGAAATCGGCGGCAAACCGGTCTTGTGGCATATCATGAAACTTTATGCCCATTTCGGCTTCCGTCGCTTTATTCTGTGCCTGGGTTATAAAGGGAACGTTATAAAAGACTATTTCCTCAACTATGAGGCGATGAGCAATGATTTCACCATCAACTTGGGAAAGGGAAATCAACTGGCATACCAGAGCAACCATACCGAGCAGGATTTTAATGTAACGCTTGTTGATACAGGCTTGAAGACAATGACGGGCGGCCGGGTCAAACGGATTGAAAAATTCATCGATACAGAAACATTCATGGTTACCTACGGAGACGGCCTGGCAAATGTCAATATCGACGATCTCGTTGCCTTTCATCAGGGACATGGCAAACTTGCAACCCTAACCGCAACACGCCCCCCGTCAAGATTTGGCATTCTCGAATTGACAAAAGACGATCGGGTTAAACAGTTCCGCGAGAAAGTACAAACGGAATGGATTAATGGTGGCTTCCTGGTATTTAACCGTCGTGTTTTCGATTACTTGGAAAAAGACTGCTTTTTAGAAAGCGAGCCAATGGAAAGACTGGCTGCTGAAAAACAACTGATGGCGTATCGGCATGAAGGATTCTGGATCGGCATGGATACCTACAGGGAATATGAAATGCTGAATCAGATGTGGGATACAGGGAATGCACTATGGAAAGTTTGGTAA
- a CDS encoding type II toxin-antitoxin system HicB family antitoxin, whose protein sequence is MKYRAVIKRSDEWWIGWLIDLPGVNAQEKTREELLESLRIGAEDMLATDVPFIPDAQLTTIDVPNPNWISERA, encoded by the coding sequence ATGAAATACAGGGCCGTAATAAAAAGATCCGATGAATGGTGGATCGGCTGGCTGATCGATCTGCCGGGTGTTAATGCGCAGGAGAAGACGCGGGAAGAATTGCTTGAATCACTGCGCATCGGCGCAGAGGATATGCTCGCAACGGATGTGCCGTTCATTCCCGATGCTCAACTTACAACGATCGATGTGCCAAATCCCAACTGGATTTCCGAAAGAGCGTAA
- a CDS encoding DegT/DnrJ/EryC1/StrS family aminotransferase, producing MNRKKISFAGPWITQKEIDYVTDAVKNGWYETFDMHVKKLEKTVANYIGMKYAIATHCCTLALHLSCAALGLKKGDEVICTDFSWVATAYAISYTGATPVFVDIDPESWCIDPKAIEQAITKTTKAIMLVHSFGHPAEMDTIMDIAKHHHLHVIEDAAPAMGAEYMGKKVGSFGDFGCFSFQGAKLAVSGEGGILLTNNEELYNKATLLSSMGRTDSQAVFWSDQLGYQYTMGNLAASLALAQVERIDELIARKRLIFGWYYDRLKDIDGIKIIKEKKHCFSNYCYPSILLEDTITADRDELLLKLREQNIHFRPAFPRMSLFPEFKQRFPNPVAAKVEKRGISLSSAANLTEDDIDFVCDSLRTFFK from the coding sequence ATGAACAGAAAAAAAATCAGCTTTGCTGGTCCCTGGATCACACAGAAGGAAATTGATTACGTGACTGACGCCGTGAAAAATGGCTGGTACGAAACATTCGATATGCACGTTAAGAAATTGGAAAAGACAGTGGCCAATTATATCGGAATGAAATACGCGATAGCGACGCACTGTTGCACGCTGGCGCTCCATCTATCCTGTGCGGCGCTCGGCTTGAAAAAGGGAGACGAGGTCATCTGCACGGATTTCAGTTGGGTAGCGACTGCCTATGCTATTTCATATACGGGGGCAACGCCGGTTTTTGTCGATATCGATCCGGAGTCATGGTGCATAGATCCAAAGGCCATCGAACAGGCGATAACAAAAACAACAAAGGCAATTATGCTGGTACACAGCTTTGGACATCCCGCTGAAATGGATACCATCATGGACATTGCTAAACATCATCATTTACATGTCATCGAAGATGCTGCACCGGCGATGGGGGCAGAATATATGGGCAAGAAAGTGGGTTCATTCGGAGATTTTGGATGCTTCAGCTTTCAGGGCGCAAAACTGGCGGTTAGCGGTGAAGGTGGAATTTTGCTTACAAACAACGAGGAGCTTTACAATAAAGCAACCTTGCTTTCGTCAATGGGTAGAACAGATTCACAGGCTGTTTTCTGGTCGGATCAACTGGGTTATCAATACACCATGGGCAACTTGGCAGCATCGCTCGCACTGGCCCAGGTAGAAAGGATCGATGAGCTGATCGCCAGGAAGCGGCTTATCTTTGGTTGGTATTACGACAGGTTGAAGGATATTGACGGAATCAAAATCATTAAAGAGAAAAAGCACTGCTTTAGTAACTACTGTTATCCTTCGATACTTTTAGAGGACACGATCACGGCAGACCGGGATGAGCTGCTTTTGAAACTCCGGGAGCAAAATATCCATTTTCGGCCGGCATTTCCAAGGATGAGCCTTTTCCCGGAATTCAAACAGAGATTCCCGAATCCTGTAGCGGCTAAGGTTGAAAAAAGAGGGATTTCTCTGTCTTCGGCGGCCAACCTCACCGAAGATGACATTGATTTTGTCTGCGATTCTTTACGCACTTTCTTTAAATGA
- a CDS encoding acyltransferase: protein MHLGESFYTEEELQGFGFRRIGKNVKIKRNVGIFFTENVSIGENTRIDDFTIIVASAPANDVQIGSHVHIASHCYLAGSDGIIMEDFTTLAPGVKLFSGSDDYLGNKLTNPTVPRKYIGGKSGTVVLKRHVIIGAGSIILPGCIIETGSSVGSLSLVTKSLEPWGVYSGIPVKRIKERKKDLLVLEKELLQSEGLV, encoded by the coding sequence ATGCATTTAGGCGAGTCGTTTTATACGGAAGAAGAACTTCAGGGTTTCGGCTTCAGGCGGATAGGGAAAAATGTCAAAATTAAAAGGAATGTGGGAATATTCTTTACCGAAAACGTATCCATTGGAGAAAATACAAGAATAGATGATTTTACGATCATCGTCGCCAGTGCGCCGGCCAACGATGTTCAAATAGGCTCTCATGTGCACATTGCCTCGCACTGCTATTTGGCCGGAAGTGATGGAATCATTATGGAAGATTTTACAACCTTAGCGCCCGGGGTGAAATTGTTTTCTGGAAGTGATGACTACCTTGGCAATAAATTGACGAATCCGACTGTACCGAGAAAATATATCGGCGGGAAAAGCGGTACAGTTGTCTTAAAAAGGCACGTCATTATCGGCGCCGGGTCGATCATCCTGCCGGGGTGTATCATAGAAACGGGTAGTTCGGTCGGTTCGCTGTCGCTGGTGACAAAAAGCCTGGAACCCTGGGGTGTTTATTCCGGAATACCGGTGAAAAGAATCAAAGAACGCAAAAAGGATTTATTGGTGCTGGAAAAGGAACTGCTTCAATCGGAGGGGCTCGTTTGA
- a CDS encoding transketolase, which translates to MTQLSELEYQNDSIDLARKIRIHAIKMVAQSNSSHIGSSLSMADILAVLYMDVLHVDPKQPDWPKRDRFILSKGHAAAGLYATLALRGFFPMAWLERFCQEGWPLLGHVSHHVPGVELSTGSLGHGLPVCCGMALAGKRQQSSYRIFVILSDGECDEGSNWEAALFAAQHKLDNLVAIVDANKLQGFGRIEEVLALDPFAQKWNAFNWAVQEVDGHDHRALRALLQRIPFEPDHPSLVIAHTIKGKGVNFMEDQLAWHYKSPDPEQLEQALQQLGEKH; encoded by the coding sequence ATGACACAATTAAGTGAGTTAGAATATCAAAATGATTCGATTGATCTGGCCCGGAAGATCCGTATCCATGCGATCAAGATGGTAGCCCAATCGAATAGTTCCCATATTGGCAGTTCCTTATCAATGGCCGATATCCTGGCCGTTCTATATATGGACGTATTGCATGTTGACCCAAAGCAACCAGACTGGCCGAAACGTGACCGTTTTATTCTCAGCAAGGGACATGCGGCGGCTGGTCTCTATGCTACATTAGCCCTTCGTGGCTTTTTCCCGATGGCTTGGTTAGAACGGTTTTGTCAAGAGGGCTGGCCGCTGCTGGGGCATGTTAGTCATCACGTTCCTGGTGTAGAATTATCTACCGGGTCATTAGGACATGGCCTGCCAGTATGTTGCGGCATGGCATTAGCCGGGAAACGACAACAAAGTTCATACCGTATATTTGTTATTCTGAGTGATGGTGAGTGCGACGAAGGCTCCAACTGGGAAGCAGCGCTCTTTGCTGCGCAACACAAATTGGATAACCTGGTTGCTATCGTGGATGCTAACAAGCTGCAAGGCTTTGGGCGTATAGAAGAGGTGCTGGCTTTGGATCCATTTGCCCAAAAATGGAATGCCTTCAATTGGGCAGTACAAGAAGTTGACGGGCATGATCACCGCGCATTACGTGCCTTGTTGCAGAGAATACCCTTTGAGCCTGACCATCCCAGTCTTGTAATAGCTCATACAATCAAGGGGAAAGGCGTTAACTTTATGGAAGACCAGTTAGCGTGGCACTACAAATCGCCCGATCCTGAACAACTTGAGCAAGCACTGCAGCAGTTGGGAGAGAAGCATTGA
- a CDS encoding transketolase, producing the protein MRNAFCNVLFEMAHRDERVWLLTGDLGYSVLEPFAKEFPSRFVNMGVAEQNMMGVATGLALSGKIVFVYSIANFPIMRCLEQIRNDVCYHKANVKIVAVGGGLCYGTAGFSHYATEDLAIMRAMPGMVVTAPSDELEAAQITRIAITAPGPFYIRLGRNNEPIVHANPSELHLGEPVCLNQNSGEIALVSTGTLVSEVLQAAEMLKSFGIEARVLSMPFVKPIDHKRFLQFLDGCRLVLVIEEHTAFGGLGSAIAEILAEAALSIKFARIHLPEFINFIGSQKELRQILGLDASSIAKRAIAFLKNEGDAPCFPSVSAFTKEDGTIV; encoded by the coding sequence TTGAGAAATGCTTTTTGCAATGTACTGTTTGAGATGGCGCACCGAGATGAGCGAGTTTGGCTTCTCACTGGGGACTTGGGGTATTCTGTGTTGGAACCTTTTGCTAAAGAATTTCCTTCTCGATTTGTTAATATGGGTGTTGCTGAACAAAATATGATGGGAGTAGCCACTGGTTTGGCGCTGTCAGGAAAAATTGTATTTGTTTACTCAATTGCAAACTTTCCTATCATGCGGTGCCTTGAACAAATCCGAAACGATGTTTGTTACCACAAAGCAAACGTTAAGATCGTTGCAGTAGGCGGAGGGCTCTGCTACGGAACAGCGGGTTTTTCTCACTATGCTACGGAGGATCTTGCCATTATGAGAGCGATGCCTGGAATGGTCGTTACCGCACCATCAGATGAGTTAGAGGCGGCGCAGATCACCAGAATCGCAATCACAGCGCCAGGCCCTTTTTACATAAGACTTGGCAGGAATAACGAGCCGATAGTTCACGCCAATCCTTCCGAGCTACATCTTGGAGAGCCAGTGTGTCTCAACCAAAACAGTGGAGAAATCGCTCTTGTTTCTACAGGCACTTTAGTGTCTGAAGTATTACAAGCTGCTGAAATGCTCAAGTCATTTGGAATTGAGGCACGAGTTCTAAGTATGCCCTTTGTTAAACCTATTGATCACAAGAGATTTCTACAATTCCTGGATGGTTGTCGTTTAGTTCTTGTTATAGAGGAACATACAGCATTTGGTGGTCTGGGAAGCGCAATTGCAGAAATCCTCGCTGAAGCTGCGCTGAGCATCAAGTTTGCAAGAATTCATTTACCTGAGTTTATCAACTTTATCGGGAGCCAAAAAGAACTAAGACAAATACTGGGTTTAGATGCCTCTTCTATCGCAAAACGTGCAATAGCATTTTTGAAAAATGAAGGCGACGCACCTTGCTTCCCATCCGTCTCAGCCTTCACAAAAGAGGATGGAACAATTGTCTAA
- a CDS encoding HipA domain-containing protein yields MATGKNTVNAQKTQLNVCIGKEGLPVGELAYVKDGAREYSVFAYGQDWLRHPSRFDVSPDLVLAPGHQVRKPPSKDDSRFFLALADTEPDAWGRRVIARAHAKERKKDPTLKALTELDYLCAVDDFSRIGALRLCNDKGNFLRTVEQGMRATAPLLELERMFHASRAVERNQESAQDLRYLLGKGTSLGGMRPKCTVLDDDGTLALGKFPSVKDERSVTRGEVLALRLARQAGIAAANARIVMVKDSPIAVISRFDRSADQGRIAYLSAASLLQAGRTQEHSYTEVVDAMRTACVEVKADAQQLWRRLVFNHLITNSDDHLQNLGFLYVGNGLWRLAPAFDLNPFPDKDRESKTWLSEDTGPITSIETLIEKAGYFHLAEPEALAVLVDVHGAVTGWRSSAMSAEVGLTAAEVEEFAPAFEHAEMDRVKALL; encoded by the coding sequence ATGGCCACCGGCAAAAACACCGTTAATGCACAGAAAACTCAGCTCAACGTTTGCATCGGCAAAGAAGGTCTGCCTGTGGGAGAGCTCGCCTACGTCAAAGACGGCGCCCGCGAGTACTCGGTCTTTGCTTACGGCCAAGACTGGCTGCGCCATCCGTCCCGGTTCGATGTCTCGCCTGACTTGGTCCTCGCGCCCGGCCACCAGGTGCGTAAACCACCAAGCAAAGATGACTCGCGATTCTTCCTGGCGCTTGCCGACACAGAGCCCGATGCCTGGGGCCGGCGAGTTATTGCTCGTGCACACGCCAAAGAGCGCAAAAAAGACCCTACGCTCAAGGCGTTGACAGAGTTGGACTACTTGTGCGCCGTGGACGATTTTAGTCGTATCGGTGCACTGCGGTTGTGCAACGACAAGGGAAATTTCCTGCGCACGGTTGAGCAAGGCATGCGTGCTACTGCGCCCTTGCTGGAACTTGAGCGCATGTTCCATGCCAGCCGTGCAGTGGAACGCAACCAGGAGTCCGCGCAGGACCTGCGCTACCTGCTGGGCAAAGGCACCTCGCTGGGCGGTATGCGCCCCAAGTGCACAGTGTTGGATGATGACGGAACGCTCGCCTTAGGTAAGTTTCCAAGCGTAAAAGACGAGCGCAGCGTCACCCGCGGCGAAGTGCTTGCTTTACGTCTTGCACGCCAGGCGGGCATCGCCGCCGCGAACGCACGTATCGTGATGGTCAAAGACTCGCCTATAGCAGTGATCAGCCGGTTTGACCGCAGCGCTGACCAGGGCCGGATAGCGTACCTGTCGGCGGCCTCGTTGTTGCAGGCCGGCCGTACGCAAGAGCACTCCTACACCGAGGTGGTCGACGCCATGAGAACGGCGTGTGTCGAGGTGAAAGCGGACGCCCAACAACTGTGGCGACGACTGGTCTTCAACCACCTCATCACCAACAGCGACGACCATCTGCAGAATCTGGGTTTTCTGTACGTGGGCAATGGACTGTGGCGGCTGGCTCCCGCCTTCGACCTCAACCCTTTCCCGGACAAGGATCGTGAATCAAAAACCTGGCTCAGTGAAGATACCGGCCCCATCACGTCCATCGAGACCTTGATTGAAAAGGCAGGCTACTTTCACTTGGCAGAGCCCGAGGCTCTTGCTGTTTTGGTAGATGTCCATGGCGCCGTCACCGGCTGGCGCTCTTCAGCGATGAGCGCCGAAGTGGGGCTAACCGCTGCTGAAGTCGAGGAATTTGCGCCTGCGTTCGAGCATGCCGAGATGGATAGAGTCAAAGCACTGCTTTGA
- a CDS encoding glycosyltransferase family 2 protein yields the protein MVNPLLTIVIPTYNRHSKLKEGLAALLPQISNLGANEVEVVIVDNTSSDATPQLLSQIKSEHNQIRIFRNDSNLGIDGNTAKCFEYANGKYVALLSDDDHYIPSGINIILGYLKSQDYSLVCLNYYGYYRNPNKQDMVFHPEEDRFFSETPSDIMHYPTVGHFSAFIYNTVLAKIALNEALLWKPLPDFEITNNRVLFYEIALRVTVKSKLPTLFIGKRILANTIPDEAPYCALEILTVGFCSNMKDYYQLGLISETELLRRFEEAARHMPKLIVGYAYRLQRKQMDIIISKLNNILIDNTFYRKVDLPLLHLSRFYLIRLLYRFIHMAYRAYKRLFLMH from the coding sequence ATGGTAAATCCCTTACTTACAATTGTCATACCTACATATAATCGGCACAGCAAGCTTAAAGAGGGCTTGGCAGCTCTGTTACCACAGATCAGCAACCTTGGTGCAAATGAAGTTGAAGTGGTAATTGTAGATAACACATCAAGCGATGCGACGCCACAATTGCTGAGTCAAATAAAATCAGAACATAATCAGATTAGAATATTTAGGAATGACAGTAATTTAGGCATAGATGGTAATACTGCTAAATGTTTCGAATACGCCAATGGAAAATATGTAGCTTTATTGTCGGATGATGATCATTATATTCCCTCAGGAATAAATATTATTCTGGGATACTTAAAGTCTCAGGATTACTCTCTTGTATGTTTAAATTATTATGGATATTATAGAAACCCCAATAAGCAAGATATGGTGTTTCATCCCGAGGAGGATAGATTTTTTTCAGAGACGCCGTCAGATATTATGCACTATCCGACAGTTGGACATTTCTCTGCATTTATATATAATACAGTGTTAGCGAAAATTGCACTCAATGAGGCCCTTCTGTGGAAACCCCTTCCTGATTTTGAAATTACTAATAATCGGGTGTTATTTTACGAAATAGCCCTCCGTGTCACAGTAAAGTCAAAACTTCCCACCTTGTTCATCGGTAAAAGAATTTTGGCAAACACCATACCTGATGAAGCGCCATATTGTGCTTTGGAAATTTTGACCGTTGGTTTCTGCTCTAATATGAAAGATTATTATCAGTTAGGGCTTATATCAGAGACGGAATTGTTGAGGCGCTTTGAGGAAGCCGCACGCCATATGCCGAAATTGATAGTAGGTTATGCATATAGACTGCAAAGGAAACAAATGGATATTATAATCTCCAAACTTAATAATATACTTATAGATAACACTTTTTATCGTAAAGTAGATTTGCCCTTGTTACACCTAAGCCGCTTTTATTTAATACGCTTATTATACCGTTTTATTCATATGGCGTACCGCGCATACAAGCGTTTGTTTTTAATGCACTAA
- the rfbH gene encoding lipopolysaccharide biosynthesis protein RfbH: protein MTPAPETIRTRILDLVRQYHQAKFADKSFDPDKDLVHYAGRVFDAEEIVNLVDAGLDFYLTANRYADRFESEFANYLGLSNALLVNSGSSANLVALTALTSPKLKDRRLKPGDEVITSACGFPTTLNPILQNQLVPVFVDVNLGDYTAIPERLVNAIGPKTKAVMMAHTMGVPFHLDTVMDLVKRHNLWLIEDNCDALGSTYTLGNMGTRGDLGTDFKSVPKSPRLTGTFGHLSTFSFYPAHHITLGEGGCVATDDDDLARIARSIRDWGRDCYCAGGKSNTCGKRFSLQFGNLPYGYDHKYVYSHIGYNLKVTDMQAAVGCAQLRKLEQFIARRKENFRKLTRILKPYEDRLILPRATENSDPSWFGYVITVKDQAGFTRNDLTTFLETNRIETRNLFSGNLLCHPAYQNIPHRISGDLTNTNLIMNNTFFIGVYPGIDEIKMEFIQKIFGEFFHKR from the coding sequence ATGACCCCCGCGCCTGAAACCATCCGCACCCGGATCCTCGACCTCGTCAGGCAGTACCATCAAGCGAAATTCGCCGATAAATCCTTCGATCCCGACAAGGACCTGGTCCACTACGCCGGGCGGGTCTTCGATGCGGAAGAGATCGTGAATCTCGTCGATGCCGGCCTGGATTTCTACCTGACGGCCAACCGCTACGCCGATCGCTTTGAATCGGAGTTCGCCAACTATCTCGGATTGTCCAATGCCCTGCTCGTAAATTCCGGTTCCTCCGCAAACCTTGTGGCCTTGACCGCCCTGACCTCGCCGAAGCTCAAGGATCGCCGTCTCAAGCCCGGCGATGAAGTCATTACGTCCGCCTGCGGTTTCCCCACGACGCTCAATCCCATTCTCCAAAACCAATTGGTTCCCGTTTTTGTCGATGTGAATCTTGGTGACTATACCGCCATCCCCGAAAGACTCGTTAACGCCATCGGTCCGAAGACGAAGGCCGTCATGATGGCCCACACGATGGGGGTGCCCTTCCATCTCGACACCGTCATGGATCTTGTGAAAAGGCACAACCTCTGGCTCATCGAGGACAATTGTGACGCCCTCGGATCCACCTACACCCTGGGGAATATGGGGACACGAGGAGATTTGGGGACAGATTTCAAATCTGTTCCCAAATCTCCTCGTCTTACCGGTACCTTCGGCCACCTCTCCACCTTTTCCTTCTATCCTGCTCATCACATCACCCTTGGCGAAGGGGGCTGCGTGGCCACGGATGACGATGATCTGGCCCGCATTGCCCGCTCCATCCGTGACTGGGGCCGGGATTGCTACTGCGCCGGCGGGAAAAGCAACACCTGCGGGAAACGCTTCAGCCTGCAGTTCGGCAACCTGCCCTACGGCTATGACCACAAATACGTTTACAGCCACATCGGCTACAACCTCAAGGTCACGGACATGCAGGCCGCCGTCGGCTGCGCCCAGCTCCGGAAACTCGAGCAGTTCATCGCCCGACGCAAAGAGAATTTCCGAAAACTCACCCGGATTCTGAAACCATACGAAGACCGCCTCATCCTTCCCAGAGCCACGGAGAATTCCGATCCCTCCTGGTTCGGTTACGTCATCACGGTGAAAGATCAGGCCGGTTTTACCCGCAACGACCTGACTACATTTCTGGAGACCAACCGCATCGAGACCAGAAACCTCTTCAGCGGCAATCTCCTGTGCCATCCCGCATATCAGAACATCCCCCATCGCATTTCAGGGGATCTGACGAACACGAATCTCATCATGAACAACACCTTCTTTATCGGTGTATATCCCGGAATCGATGAGATTAAAATGGAATTTATACAAAAAATATTTGGTGAGTTTTTTCATAAACGATAA